CGATGACCCGCAGCGCGAGCGCTTGAACCCGCGCCCTCACCTCATCTTCGGTTTGACCGTAGGCCAAGACGCCGGGAAGCTCGGCGATCTCTGCCAGCCAGCGGCCGTCCTCTTCGCGCTCGGTTTCGATCACGAACTTCATTGGCCCCTCCGAATGTC
This genomic stretch from Candidatus Binatia bacterium harbors:
- a CDS encoding type II toxin-antitoxin system HicB family antitoxin; translation: MKFVIETEREEDGRWLAEIAELPGVLAYGQTEDEVRARVQALALRVIADRIEHGESESDFISVTFAAA